The proteins below are encoded in one region of Pelagibacterium flavum:
- a CDS encoding ABC-type transport auxiliary lipoprotein family protein, whose protein sequence is MSAKIGRRAFLSMSAIGLTSTLAGCFSLGAIAPVTYDLTPGTPGPVARRSNRTIVVREPATISTYDTQRIVVRQPGGVLSYLSDSQWSDTLPMLVQTRMLQSFRDAGLTNIGKPTDPIALDVILSTDIRAFELDTTGGGAMARVALAIQLVSDRSRTVIASQTFSADVPSSSLDQANVVAALNSALDAILRQIVEWTATRI, encoded by the coding sequence ATGTCTGCCAAAATCGGCCGCCGCGCCTTTCTATCGATGTCTGCCATCGGTCTCACCTCGACGCTGGCCGGCTGCTTCAGCCTGGGCGCCATCGCGCCGGTCACCTACGATCTGACACCGGGCACACCCGGTCCCGTCGCGCGCCGATCCAACCGCACCATCGTGGTGCGCGAACCCGCGACCATTTCGACCTATGACACCCAGCGCATTGTCGTGCGCCAGCCCGGTGGCGTGCTGAGCTACCTCAGCGACTCTCAATGGTCCGATACACTCCCCATGCTCGTCCAGACGCGCATGCTGCAATCGTTCCGCGATGCGGGGCTCACCAATATCGGCAAGCCGACCGACCCGATCGCGCTCGATGTCATCCTGTCCACCGACATTCGGGCTTTCGAGCTCGATACCACCGGTGGCGGCGCCATGGCGCGGGTCGCGCTGGCCATTCAACTCGTCAGCGACCGCAGCCGCACCGTAATCGCCAGCCAGACCTTCAGCGCCGATGTTCCTTCGTCATCCCTCGATCAGGCCAATGTAGTCGCGGCCCTCAACAGCGCCCTCGATGCCATCCTGCGCCAGATCGTCGAATGGACCGCCACCCGCATCTGA
- a CDS encoding MlaD family protein: MENKANYAIVGAFVSLVIAGFMGFVYWFSVADQVSERAVYRIVFDGAVTGLAPGTTVLFNGLPVGTVEAVSINPEDPSQVLARIGVEADAPVMNDTRAILEVQGLTGFANIQLLGGTLEAGRLEPQPGQTIAVMRGEASDFQLIMEGARDIIASAETTFERIDAFFATNEERLTSTLTSIDELSSGLANLVAGAGDGSDFDAVVSNVSTALESATATLSELELLVADNRESLTATIANAETFSNALASNSEGIDGFLSSMTATSERIGPLADELRDLTVQVREIVAAIPPEDVRSTVSDIGAFAQTLANNTENIQGFFDDARSLATNLSGVSDGLQGTLDLIDRASSAVDPEVIARAMDNIDAFSTALGNNAVNVDQILTNTRTFTETLGNATERADTIIARIDGMITTEDGRMLFEEFGATATALRQLIDRVDGMVASEDGQSLFADFSAAATSIRELSDTLNTVAASPEGQRVIADIASAANSIESLANALDERTLAISNGLVTFTNNGLGAYTTLANEAVRSLELFNRVMQQIERNPQSLVFGGETVREFTP, from the coding sequence ATGGAAAACAAGGCCAATTACGCCATCGTCGGCGCCTTTGTGTCCCTGGTCATCGCCGGGTTCATGGGCTTTGTCTATTGGTTCTCGGTTGCCGATCAGGTCAGCGAGCGCGCCGTCTATCGCATCGTTTTCGATGGAGCGGTGACCGGCCTGGCACCCGGCACCACCGTTCTGTTCAACGGTCTGCCGGTCGGAACGGTCGAGGCGGTGTCCATCAATCCCGAAGATCCCAGCCAGGTGCTGGCCCGTATCGGCGTGGAAGCCGATGCACCCGTGATGAACGACACCCGCGCCATACTCGAGGTGCAGGGGCTGACCGGCTTTGCCAACATCCAGCTTCTGGGCGGCACGCTCGAAGCGGGCCGGCTTGAGCCGCAACCGGGTCAGACGATAGCGGTCATGCGCGGCGAGGCGTCCGATTTCCAGCTGATCATGGAAGGCGCGCGCGACATTATCGCCAGCGCTGAAACCACCTTCGAGCGCATCGACGCGTTCTTTGCCACCAATGAAGAGCGCCTGACCTCCACCCTTACCAGCATCGATGAGCTATCGAGCGGGCTTGCGAATCTGGTGGCCGGCGCCGGCGACGGGTCCGATTTCGACGCTGTGGTTTCCAATGTCAGCACGGCGCTTGAAAGCGCCACGGCGACGCTGTCCGAGCTTGAACTTCTGGTTGCCGACAACCGCGAAAGCCTCACCGCGACCATCGCCAACGCGGAGACCTTTTCCAACGCCCTTGCGTCCAATTCCGAGGGCATCGACGGCTTCCTGTCCTCCATGACCGCCACCAGCGAACGCATCGGCCCGCTGGCCGATGAATTGCGCGATTTGACCGTCCAGGTCCGCGAGATCGTGGCCGCGATCCCGCCTGAGGACGTGCGCTCCACCGTCTCCGACATCGGCGCCTTCGCCCAGACGCTGGCCAACAATACCGAGAACATCCAGGGCTTTTTCGACGACGCGCGCTCCCTGGCTACCAATCTTTCGGGTGTCTCGGACGGTCTGCAGGGCACCCTCGACCTGATCGATCGCGCTTCCTCCGCCGTCGATCCCGAAGTCATTGCCCGCGCCATGGACAATATCGACGCATTCTCGACGGCGCTGGGCAACAATGCCGTCAATGTCGATCAGATATTGACCAACACGCGCACCTTCACCGAAACCCTCGGCAACGCCACCGAACGGGCCGATACCATCATCGCCCGCATCGACGGTATGATCACCACCGAGGACGGGCGCATGCTGTTCGAGGAATTCGGCGCCACCGCGACCGCGTTGCGCCAGCTCATCGACCGTGTCGACGGCATGGTGGCATCCGAGGATGGTCAGTCGCTCTTTGCCGATTTCAGCGCTGCGGCCACTTCGATCCGCGAACTGTCCGATACGCTCAACACCGTCGCCGCGTCCCCCGAGGGGCAGCGGGTCATCGCCGACATCGCCTCGGCGGCCAACTCCATCGAAAGCCTTGCCAATGCGCTCGACGAGCGCACGCTGGCCATTTCCAACGGCCTTGTCACATTCACCAACAACGGTCTGGGCGCCTACACCACCCTCGCCAACGAGGCGGTACGGAGCCTTGAGCTGTTCAACCGCGTTATGCAACAAATCGAGCGCAATCCGCAGTCGCTGGTGTTCGGCGGAGAAACCGTGCGAGAGTTTACGCCGTAA
- a CDS encoding ABC transporter ATP-binding protein, whose translation MVDTTTPDPIISIRDLVVGFGDRNVIEGFSLDVRKGEVLGIIGPSGSGKSVTLRALIGLLPKRAGTIEVFGQDYAGMSVRDRVAVERRWGVLFQQGALFSSLTVLENVEFPMREHFDIPRKLRREIARFKIDLVGLSPESENLYPAELSGGMIKRAALARALALDPDIIFLDEPTAGLDPIGAARFDELVLSLKTALGLTVYMVTHDLDSLVTVCDRIAAIGQGKLLEVGTLAELQASDDPWLVDYFHGPRAKHHLEHH comes from the coding sequence ATGGTCGATACAACCACACCCGATCCCATCATCTCGATCCGCGACCTCGTCGTGGGCTTTGGCGACCGCAATGTCATCGAAGGCTTTTCGCTTGATGTGCGCAAGGGCGAAGTGCTCGGCATCATCGGCCCGTCCGGCTCGGGAAAATCGGTGACCTTGCGCGCGCTGATCGGCCTTTTGCCCAAGCGCGCCGGCACAATAGAGGTCTTCGGCCAGGATTATGCCGGCATGTCCGTGCGGGACCGCGTGGCCGTCGAGCGCCGCTGGGGCGTGCTGTTCCAGCAAGGGGCTCTGTTTTCCTCGCTGACGGTCCTGGAAAACGTCGAATTTCCCATGCGCGAGCATTTCGACATTCCCCGAAAGCTGCGTCGCGAAATCGCCCGCTTCAAGATCGATCTCGTCGGTCTCAGCCCCGAATCGGAAAACCTCTATCCCGCTGAATTGTCGGGCGGCATGATAAAGCGCGCCGCTCTGGCCCGCGCTCTGGCGCTCGATCCCGACATTATTTTCCTCGACGAGCCCACCGCCGGGCTCGACCCGATCGGCGCCGCCCGGTTCGATGAACTTGTGTTGAGCCTCAAGACGGCGCTGGGGCTTACCGTCTATATGGTCACTCATGACCTCGACAGTCTTGTAACAGTCTGCGACCGTATCGCTGCCATCGGGCAGGGCAAATTGCTGGAGGTCGGCACGCTGGCCGAGCTGCAGGCTTCCGATGACCCCTGGCTCGTCGATTATTTCCACGGCCCGCGCGCCAAGCACCATCTGGAGCATCACTGA
- a CDS encoding ABC transporter permease, whose protein sequence is MTQLDEPRIEMSGADGVLVARLSGAWTTQWTQQIQARIDSAFSAHTVPSRLEFDLSGVTALDTVGAFLLARRREEMGQGVQTAITGTTQAQEALLSHVNAIEPHAPVARHKLPWLVRPFDELGRMTANALGDVVTIHAVLGRVMAAAGATLTFRAPFRLAALVNQLDLIAFRAVPIVMLISVVVGAIITQQSILQLNNFGVAIYVVDLAAILMLREVGLLLAAIMIAGRSGSAITAELGSMRMREELDALKVMGVDPYQVLILPRMIALLIGLPFLAFIGALSGLVGAAVVALVYGGIPFDIFLERLQDALNMQTLMVGMVKAPFMAVIIGLVATNEGFKVKGSAESLGRHTTASVVRAIFLVIVADGLFAMFFAAIGV, encoded by the coding sequence ATGACCCAGCTCGATGAGCCCAGGATCGAGATGTCCGGCGCAGACGGTGTTCTCGTTGCGCGTCTTTCCGGCGCGTGGACTACGCAATGGACGCAGCAGATCCAGGCGCGGATCGATTCGGCCTTTTCCGCTCATACCGTGCCGTCCCGCCTTGAGTTCGATCTGAGCGGGGTGACTGCGCTCGACACGGTCGGCGCCTTCCTTCTGGCCCGCCGCCGCGAAGAAATGGGGCAGGGCGTTCAGACCGCGATCACCGGAACAACTCAGGCGCAGGAAGCGCTTTTAAGCCACGTCAATGCCATAGAGCCGCACGCTCCTGTCGCCAGGCACAAGCTGCCCTGGCTTGTGCGCCCATTCGACGAACTGGGCCGCATGACCGCCAATGCGCTGGGCGATGTGGTCACCATTCACGCCGTTCTTGGCCGGGTGATGGCCGCGGCCGGGGCCACGCTCACCTTTCGCGCCCCGTTCCGGCTTGCTGCGCTGGTCAACCAACTCGATCTGATCGCCTTCCGCGCCGTGCCCATTGTCATGCTCATTTCGGTGGTGGTCGGCGCCATCATCACCCAGCAATCCATTCTCCAGCTCAACAATTTCGGCGTGGCGATCTATGTGGTCGATCTGGCCGCCATTCTGATGCTGCGCGAGGTCGGGCTCCTGCTCGCTGCTATCATGATCGCCGGCCGGTCGGGTTCGGCCATTACCGCCGAGCTGGGTTCCATGCGCATGCGCGAGGAACTCGACGCGCTCAAGGTCATGGGGGTAGATCCCTACCAGGTGCTGATCCTGCCGCGCATGATCGCGCTGTTGATCGGCCTGCCGTTCCTGGCGTTCATCGGGGCGCTGTCCGGACTCGTGGGCGCGGCTGTCGTAGCCTTGGTCTATGGCGGCATCCCGTTCGATATCTTTCTTGAACGGCTGCAGGACGCGCTCAACATGCAGACGCTCATGGTCGGCATGGTCAAGGCGCCCTTCATGGCCGTCATTATCGGCCTGGTCGCCACCAACGAGGGGTTCAAGGTGAAGGGCAGCGCCGAATCTCTTGGCCGCCACACCACGGCGTCCGTCGTGCGCGCGATTTTCCTGGTCATCGTCGCCGATGGTCTGTTCGCCATGTTCTTTGCGGCCATCGGAGTTTAG
- a CDS encoding LysR family transcriptional regulator, producing MRILDMKTFVVLARNRHFGRTAEELNTTQPAISSRLAAIEREFACRLVERGEGRFALTLDGEHVLRHFETILENIETLRGEIGEGAGHAPGPLRIGAIDSVSSTWMPLLIDSLHHTFPNLKIEMTVDGTKPLLTGMRKGDFDLVFCLHPVLDDGFRNYTACVFQMTWAGSPKLIDPDRTYSVAALADMPIISFPKDSPPYQMVAPYFHDEQVLASKLTSCNSLYAIINLLIDGFGVGAVPSVTISRELSSGLLNPIKVAKRFPPMPIIASYQASTQQDFIRRVVRRARATAEHYCAKVNPAHAWID from the coding sequence ATGCGCATACTCGACATGAAGACCTTCGTGGTTCTGGCCCGCAACCGCCATTTCGGCCGGACGGCGGAAGAGCTCAACACGACCCAGCCGGCCATTTCCAGCCGGCTGGCGGCCATCGAGCGCGAATTTGCCTGCCGGCTGGTCGAGCGCGGAGAAGGGCGCTTCGCGCTCACGCTCGATGGCGAGCATGTGCTGCGCCATTTCGAAACCATTCTCGAAAACATAGAAACCCTGCGTGGTGAAATCGGCGAGGGCGCCGGCCATGCCCCCGGTCCGCTCCGCATCGGGGCAATCGATTCCGTGTCCTCGACCTGGATGCCGCTGCTGATCGACTCGCTTCACCACACCTTTCCCAACCTCAAGATCGAAATGACGGTCGATGGGACCAAGCCCTTGCTCACCGGCATGCGCAAGGGCGATTTCGATCTGGTCTTCTGCCTCCATCCCGTTCTCGACGACGGCTTTCGCAACTACACGGCCTGCGTCTTTCAGATGACCTGGGCCGGCTCGCCGAAACTGATCGATCCCGATCGCACCTATTCTGTCGCGGCGCTGGCCGATATGCCGATCATCTCCTTTCCCAAGGATTCCCCGCCATACCAGATGGTGGCACCGTATTTTCACGACGAGCAGGTTCTCGCCTCAAAGCTCACCAGCTGCAATTCGCTCTACGCGATCATCAACCTTCTTATCGACGGGTTCGGCGTCGGAGCCGTCCCCAGCGTCACGATCAGCCGCGAGCTCAGTTCAGGTCTGCTCAATCCGATCAAGGTCGCCAAGCGATTCCCGCCGATGCCGATCATTGCCAGCTATCAGGCATCCACTCAGCAGGATTTCATCAGGCGGGTCGTCAGGAGAGCGCGCGCAACCGCCGAACACTACTGTGCAAAGGTCAATCCGGCCCACGCCTGGATCGATTGA
- a CDS encoding aminobutyraldehyde dehydrogenase — protein sequence METRLLIDGAYVAGQGPSETAFEPALGKVLAEVASADAGQVEQAVTAAHRAFGEWRKTTPKLRSRLLWAIADAVEANADALAHVESRNAGKPVRFVKAAELANVADVFRFFATAARNIPGVAANGYRADNMVSMLRRDPIGVVASIAPWNYPLLMAAWKIAPALAAGNTVVIKPSENTPLSLLALGGLLNDILPRGVVNIICGNGLDVGQKLISHPLVRMISLTGDVRTGRAVLKAAAGETIKRTHLELGGKAPVIVLKDADLDALVETLREASFYNAGQDCTAACRIFVDRAILPDLNARMSQMVGSLVYGAPERDDVEFGPLISRAQQDRVAGFVSRAKSEGAEILSGGNTPDGEGFFHEPTLVQAGISSEIVQKEVFGPVVTITPFDTPDQALEWANASEYGLASSVWSRDASSAMSIANALEYGVTWVNTHGVFATEMPHGGMKNSGYGSDLSMQSLLDYTQARHVMIAS from the coding sequence ATGGAAACCCGCCTCTTGATCGATGGCGCCTATGTCGCCGGGCAGGGACCGAGTGAAACAGCGTTCGAACCGGCCCTTGGAAAAGTGCTTGCCGAAGTGGCATCCGCCGATGCCGGTCAGGTCGAACAGGCTGTAACCGCCGCACACCGCGCCTTTGGCGAATGGCGCAAGACCACGCCCAAACTGCGCTCGCGCCTGTTGTGGGCCATAGCCGACGCCGTGGAGGCCAACGCCGACGCGCTGGCCCATGTGGAGTCGCGCAATGCCGGAAAGCCCGTGCGCTTCGTCAAAGCCGCCGAACTGGCCAATGTGGCTGACGTGTTCCGTTTTTTCGCCACAGCCGCCCGCAACATCCCCGGCGTTGCCGCCAATGGCTATCGCGCCGACAATATGGTCTCGATGCTCCGGCGCGACCCGATCGGGGTGGTGGCCTCGATCGCCCCCTGGAACTATCCGCTGCTCATGGCAGCCTGGAAAATCGCTCCCGCGCTCGCGGCCGGCAACACCGTGGTCATCAAGCCGTCTGAAAATACCCCCCTCAGCCTTCTGGCCCTCGGTGGTCTTCTCAACGACATCTTGCCCAGGGGGGTCGTCAACATCATCTGCGGCAATGGGCTCGATGTCGGCCAGAAGCTGATATCGCACCCCTTGGTGCGGATGATTTCGCTGACGGGGGATGTGAGGACAGGTCGAGCCGTTCTCAAGGCCGCCGCCGGCGAGACCATCAAGCGCACCCATCTCGAACTGGGCGGCAAGGCCCCGGTGATCGTCCTCAAGGATGCCGATCTCGACGCCTTGGTCGAAACGCTGCGCGAAGCGAGTTTTTATAATGCCGGCCAGGATTGCACGGCGGCGTGCCGGATTTTCGTCGACCGCGCCATCCTGCCCGATCTCAACGCGCGCATGAGCCAAATGGTCGGCAGCCTTGTCTATGGCGCGCCCGAGCGCGATGACGTGGAATTCGGGCCGCTGATTTCGAGGGCACAGCAGGACCGTGTCGCCGGGTTCGTCTCTCGTGCCAAATCGGAAGGCGCGGAAATCCTGTCTGGCGGAAATACGCCGGACGGCGAAGGGTTCTTCCACGAGCCGACCCTCGTCCAGGCCGGCATTTCCAGCGAGATCGTGCAAAAGGAAGTGTTCGGTCCGGTGGTGACCATAACCCCCTTCGATACGCCCGACCAAGCGCTCGAATGGGCCAACGCGTCCGAATACGGCCTGGCGTCCTCGGTCTGGTCCCGCGACGCATCCTCGGCCATGTCGATCGCCAACGCGCTCGAATATGGCGTGACATGGGTCAACACTCACGGCGTTTTCGCCACCGAGATGCCCCATGGCGGAATGAAGAATTCGGGCTATGGATCGGATTTGTCCATGCAGTCGCTGCTCGACTACACCCAGGCTCGCCACGTCATGATCGCGTCCTGA
- a CDS encoding ABC transporter ATP-binding protein, whose amino-acid sequence MADVRLTSIKKSFGPVQVLHGISLDIASGEFLSLLGASGCGKTTLLRIVAGLEGVTSGSVEIDGTDVTRLPPEKRDIAMMFQSYALLPHLSVFENVRFPLRMRGIGNRDEQQDKVRGALDTVQLGHLADRKPTQLSGGQQQRVALARAIVTRPLVLLLDEPLSNLDARLREDMQVELIEIHKRLGLTTIFVTHDQEEALSLSDRIVLLNQGKIEQEGAPAEIYSQPRTGYASNFLGAANLLPATISGRSARLADGQTLELGSEAQGERLLAMRQEDLVICPANEGQITATVGTRIFLGARNRYVLRLADTELRVLAGTDTIYERGDKIGLKIDPARIRVLDESPSNA is encoded by the coding sequence ATGGCTGATGTTCGTCTGACTTCGATCAAGAAATCCTTCGGTCCCGTGCAGGTGCTGCATGGCATTTCGCTCGATATCGCATCGGGGGAATTCCTCAGTCTGCTCGGCGCTTCGGGGTGCGGAAAGACCACCTTGCTGCGCATCGTCGCCGGGCTCGAAGGCGTCACCAGCGGCAGCGTCGAGATCGACGGCACAGATGTAACCCGGCTGCCGCCCGAAAAACGCGACATCGCCATGATGTTCCAGTCCTACGCCCTGCTGCCGCACCTCTCGGTGTTCGAAAATGTGCGGTTTCCCCTCAGGATGCGTGGAATCGGCAACCGGGACGAACAGCAGGACAAGGTTCGCGGCGCCCTCGATACCGTCCAGCTCGGGCACCTGGCCGACCGCAAGCCGACCCAGCTTTCGGGCGGCCAGCAGCAGCGCGTGGCCTTGGCTCGGGCCATCGTGACCCGGCCATTGGTCCTGTTGCTTGACGAACCGCTGTCCAATCTCGACGCCCGCCTGCGCGAAGACATGCAGGTCGAACTGATCGAAATCCACAAGCGCCTTGGGCTGACCACGATCTTTGTGACCCACGATCAGGAAGAGGCGCTGAGCCTTTCCGACAGGATCGTGCTCCTCAATCAGGGCAAGATCGAGCAGGAAGGCGCGCCGGCCGAAATCTACTCCCAGCCGCGCACCGGCTATGCGTCGAACTTCCTTGGAGCGGCCAATCTTCTCCCCGCCACCATTTCGGGCCGCAGCGCCAGGCTCGCCGATGGCCAGACGCTGGAACTCGGTTCAGAAGCCCAAGGAGAACGCCTTCTGGCCATGCGCCAGGAAGACCTCGTGATCTGCCCCGCCAATGAAGGCCAGATCACCGCCACGGTCGGCACCCGGATCTTTCTGGGCGCCCGGAACCGCTACGTCCTGCGCCTCGCCGATACCGAACTGCGGGTCCTGGCTGGCACCGATACCATCTACGAGCGCGGCGACAAGATCGGCCTCAAGATCGACCCCGCGCGCATCAGGGTGCTCGACGAAAGCCCGTCCAACGCCTGA
- a CDS encoding ABC transporter permease → MVKSISTPLRVATTIFVVLTALFLLAPLVVVVGVSVSESQFIAFPPAGFSLRWYENVLASDAYLGAAWLSLQVALLVTLSATLIGGAAAIAIHRRALPFSGGLATFFLSPLVLPTIIYAIGMLMLWSALFGPVSLVTLWISHTVITIPYVVRTTLAVLSESDPFLEEAAQTMGANRLQRLWLVVVPQCRPGLIAGAFFAFNISFDEAVLALFLRTPGLTTLPVQIYGQLEFSPDPSVAAVSTIMIGITIALILIIDRMLGVQKFASS, encoded by the coding sequence ATGGTTAAGTCCATTTCCACTCCCTTGCGCGTTGCGACGACGATCTTTGTGGTTCTGACCGCGCTGTTCCTGCTCGCGCCGCTGGTCGTCGTGGTCGGTGTGTCCGTGTCGGAAAGCCAGTTCATCGCCTTTCCTCCCGCCGGGTTCTCGCTGCGCTGGTATGAAAACGTGCTCGCCTCGGATGCCTATCTCGGCGCTGCATGGCTCAGCCTGCAGGTGGCGCTGCTAGTAACGCTCAGCGCGACCCTCATCGGCGGAGCCGCGGCTATCGCCATTCACCGGCGCGCATTACCCTTTTCAGGCGGTCTGGCGACGTTCTTCCTCTCGCCACTCGTCCTTCCCACGATCATCTATGCCATTGGCATGCTCATGCTCTGGAGTGCTCTGTTCGGCCCGGTATCGCTGGTCACGCTCTGGATCAGCCATACCGTCATCACGATCCCCTATGTCGTGCGGACCACTCTGGCCGTGCTCTCGGAATCCGATCCTTTCCTCGAAGAGGCCGCCCAGACCATGGGCGCCAACCGGCTCCAGCGGCTCTGGCTGGTGGTCGTGCCGCAATGCCGGCCGGGCCTGATCGCCGGAGCGTTCTTTGCCTTCAATATCTCCTTTGACGAGGCGGTGCTGGCACTGTTCCTGCGCACGCCCGGGCTCACCACGCTGCCGGTGCAGATTTACGGCCAGCTTGAATTCAGCCCCGACCCTTCGGTGGCCGCCGTCTCCACCATCATGATCGGCATCACCATTGCCCTGATCCTCATCATCGACCGCATGCTCGGCGTGCAGAAATTCGCGAGTTCCTGA
- a CDS encoding ABC transporter permease → MSDRTENSLLLLPGALLLALAFFVPIAQMLILSVSGEQGPTLDHFTRFLTDSYYLGVLWRTVRLSLLITVICAAIGFPLAYIMARVGPRLRLWLIVLVILPLMTSVVVRTFGWMVLLGRSGLVSETLQSLGLVGRNFSLMQTETAIVIGMVQVLLPFMTLSILGVVTRIDTRLEEAARTMGCTFLQSLRTVVLPLALPGIVAGSLLVFTLSASSFVTPNLLGGSRIQVLAASIYRSVTQTLDWPFAAAQAVILFVGILIILVPYARLGGGRSNG, encoded by the coding sequence ATGAGCGACCGTACCGAGAATTCGCTGTTGCTGCTGCCAGGCGCGCTGCTGCTGGCGCTGGCCTTCTTTGTCCCCATCGCCCAGATGCTCATCTTGTCGGTTTCGGGCGAACAGGGACCGACGCTTGATCATTTCACCCGGTTTCTGACCGACAGCTATTATCTCGGCGTTCTCTGGCGCACCGTTCGGCTTTCGCTGCTGATCACAGTGATCTGCGCGGCCATCGGCTTTCCCCTGGCCTATATCATGGCCCGCGTCGGCCCGCGCCTGCGGCTCTGGCTCATCGTGCTGGTCATCCTGCCGCTCATGACCAGCGTTGTCGTGCGCACCTTCGGCTGGATGGTGCTGCTGGGGCGCTCGGGCCTGGTCTCCGAAACGCTCCAGAGCCTTGGCCTGGTGGGCCGCAACTTTTCGCTCATGCAAACCGAGACCGCCATCGTCATCGGCATGGTCCAGGTGCTCCTGCCGTTCATGACCCTTTCGATCCTCGGTGTCGTAACCCGCATCGATACACGCCTCGAAGAAGCCGCCCGCACCATGGGCTGCACGTTCCTGCAATCGCTCAGAACCGTTGTCCTGCCGCTGGCTCTGCCGGGTATCGTGGCCGGGTCTCTGCTGGTCTTCACGCTTTCCGCCTCGTCCTTTGTTACCCCCAATCTGCTCGGCGGTTCGCGCATTCAGGTTCTGGCAGCGTCGATCTACCGTTCGGTGACCCAGACGCTGGATTGGCCCTTCGCGGCTGCCCAGGCGGTTATCCTCTTTGTGGGCATCCTGATCATCCTCGTGCCATATGCGCGACTTGGAGGAGGGCGATCCAATGGTTAA
- a CDS encoding ABC transporter substrate-binding protein — translation MKIYSSIALSGVAALMATTAFAQGGTITINSFGGAYEEAHRQCVIDPFEAETGATVQIVTAYSADAFAQLRAQAQAPQFDVIHFSGGQEIVGAQEGLLDPIDPASLSNAADLYDFAKSNLEAGEGPAYSIAAIGMIYNTENAPEAPSSWTDILDEAYADHIVLTDISNGYGMLGFLMLNQVQGGSLDDIQPGLDAVSSLLENGAIIVSTSPEIQQEFAQNDAWVAPYASDYAFTLRNAGLPTAFVQGEEGTPASFITANLVAGRDNDELALKFIDMEISPEAQACFADALRYTPTNSKVELSEEVAADVVYGPDAVAGLLRFDPTVIEANRADWVDAWNRTIAQ, via the coding sequence ATGAAAATCTACTCTTCAATCGCCCTTTCCGGCGTCGCTGCCCTGATGGCCACCACGGCCTTCGCCCAGGGCGGAACAATCACCATCAATTCCTTCGGTGGCGCCTATGAAGAAGCACACCGCCAATGCGTCATCGATCCGTTCGAAGCCGAGACCGGCGCCACCGTGCAGATCGTCACGGCCTATTCGGCCGATGCTTTCGCCCAGTTGCGGGCCCAGGCCCAGGCGCCCCAGTTCGACGTCATTCACTTCTCGGGCGGTCAGGAAATCGTCGGCGCCCAGGAAGGTCTGCTCGATCCGATCGATCCGGCAAGCCTCTCCAACGCGGCCGACCTTTACGACTTCGCCAAATCCAACCTTGAAGCCGGCGAGGGGCCTGCCTATTCGATCGCTGCGATCGGCATGATCTACAACACCGAAAATGCTCCCGAAGCGCCGTCTTCGTGGACCGATATTCTCGATGAGGCCTATGCCGACCATATCGTCCTGACCGATATTTCCAACGGCTATGGCATGCTGGGCTTTCTGATGCTCAACCAGGTTCAGGGTGGTAGCCTTGACGATATCCAGCCCGGTCTCGACGCGGTCAGTTCGCTTCTGGAAAACGGCGCGATCATCGTTTCGACGTCGCCTGAAATCCAGCAGGAGTTTGCTCAGAACGACGCCTGGGTCGCCCCTTACGCCTCCGACTATGCCTTCACCCTGCGCAACGCGGGCCTGCCCACGGCATTCGTGCAGGGCGAAGAGGGCACCCCGGCCAGCTTCATCACGGCAAACCTTGTCGCCGGCCGCGACAATGACGAGTTGGCTCTCAAGTTCATCGACATGGAGATATCGCCGGAAGCTCAGGCTTGCTTTGCCGATGCCCTGCGCTATACCCCGACCAATTCGAAGGTGGAATTGAGCGAGGAAGTGGCGGCGGACGTCGTTTACGGTCCCGACGCGGTGGCAGGTCTTCTGCGTTTCGACCCGACAGTGATCGAGGCCAACCGCGCCGACTGGGTCGACGCCTGGAACCGCACTATCGCGCAGTAA
- a CDS encoding DUF3830 family protein: MTDRKLYLKFVESDVKGIISLYWDNAPETCKAIWGALEKPIQVPASHAIFSGPEIMMGLPESARNFDPTSLPPENQTVLPEPGDMLWFYQPRNFFKIDPDEFWEVGMFYGVGGRTFGPTGWIPCTYFARMTEGLDAIAEQCRLIRKEGIKTVEFGRL, encoded by the coding sequence ATGACAGACCGCAAGCTCTATCTGAAATTTGTCGAATCCGACGTTAAGGGGATCATTTCCCTTTATTGGGACAACGCACCCGAAACGTGCAAGGCGATCTGGGGCGCCCTGGAAAAACCCATCCAGGTTCCGGCCAGCCATGCCATCTTCTCGGGCCCCGAAATCATGATGGGCCTGCCCGAAAGCGCCCGCAATTTCGATCCGACCAGCCTGCCGCCTGAAAACCAGACAGTCCTGCCCGAACCCGGTGATATGCTGTGGTTCTATCAGCCCAGGAATTTCTTCAAGATCGACCCTGACGAGTTCTGGGAAGTCGGGATGTTCTACGGAGTAGGCGGACGAACCTTCGGTCCCACCGGTTGGATACCATGCACATATTTCGCCCGGATGACTGAAGGTCTCGACGCCATTGCCGAGCAATGCAGGCTTATCCGCAAGGAAGGCATCAAGACCGTCGAATTTGGCCGGCTTTGA